In Vibrio sp. FE10, the following are encoded in one genomic region:
- the phnD gene encoding phosphate/phosphite/phosphonate ABC transporter substrate-binding protein, with translation MKPTKTNLTLKSAITAALIFSGSALAMDTRYEDRSGNLVADVPQDKSQWVDPNTLIFAYTPVEDPAVYADVWSEFLSHLEKTTEKTVRFFPVQNNAAQIEAMRSGRLHIAGFNTGSTPLAVNCAGFAPFTMMAAEDGSFGYEMEIITHPGSGIEKVEDLNGKNLAFTSQTSNSGFKAPSAILDAEYQLQPERDFKPAFSGAHDNSILGVAHKDYDAAAVANSVLNRMLSREVVKEGQIKSIYKSQTFPTTAYGTAHNLTPELQEKIQKAFFTFDWEGTKLQEEFERNGEAKFVPITYQEHWEVIRTIDTANKVSYTCS, from the coding sequence ATGAAACCGACAAAAACAAATCTCACGCTTAAAAGCGCTATTACTGCTGCGCTGATTTTTTCTGGTTCTGCATTAGCGATGGATACGCGATACGAAGACCGCTCTGGTAACTTGGTCGCCGATGTACCTCAAGATAAATCACAATGGGTGGACCCAAACACGCTAATTTTTGCTTACACGCCAGTTGAAGATCCAGCAGTATACGCTGATGTGTGGAGCGAGTTTTTGAGCCACCTTGAAAAAACAACGGAAAAAACGGTTCGTTTCTTCCCTGTTCAAAATAACGCAGCTCAAATTGAAGCAATGCGTTCAGGTCGTCTGCATATCGCAGGTTTCAACACAGGTTCCACGCCACTAGCAGTTAACTGTGCTGGCTTTGCTCCATTCACCATGATGGCGGCTGAAGATGGCTCTTTCGGTTACGAAATGGAAATCATCACGCACCCAGGTTCAGGCATCGAAAAGGTGGAAGACCTAAACGGCAAAAACCTAGCATTCACATCGCAAACGTCAAACTCTGGTTTCAAAGCCCCTTCTGCGATTCTGGATGCTGAATACCAGCTTCAACCTGAGCGTGATTTCAAACCGGCTTTCTCTGGCGCGCACGACAACTCTATTTTGGGTGTGGCACACAAAGATTACGACGCAGCAGCCGTCGCTAACTCAGTATTGAACCGTATGCTTTCACGTGAAGTCGTGAAAGAAGGTCAAATCAAGAGCATCTACAAGTCACAGACCTTCCCAACAACGGCTTACGGCACAGCACACAACCTGACACCAGAGCTTCAAGAGAAGATTCAAAAAGCGTTCTTCACTTTCGACTGGGAAGGCACGAAGCTTCAAGAAGAATTTGAGCGTAACGGTGAAGCGAAATTTGTTCCGATCACTTACCAAGAGCACTGGGAAGTGATCCGCACTATCGATACAGCCAATAAAGTGTCTTACACGTGTAGCTAA
- the phnC gene encoding phosphonate ABC transporter ATP-binding protein has protein sequence MSTLTLKGLTKHYSSSDKALTNVSLSVNAGEVVGLIGPSGAGKSTLIRCINRLTEPTSGEVIFSNTNLESLSKRQLRHSRREIGMIFQEYALIERLTVMENVLSGRLGYVNFWQSFTRRFPESDIQAAYALLDRVGLLEHANKRADALSGGQRQRVGIARALAQKPKLLLIDEPTAALDPRTARQIMRLISEICSEQQLPAIINIHDVQLAKQFVDRVVGLNAGCVVFDDKPNLLTEDVLTQIYGEEDWSQQAEEEEDDLIIMNPRLSEATI, from the coding sequence ATGTCTACTCTTACCCTTAAAGGGCTTACCAAGCACTACTCCAGTTCTGATAAAGCCCTGACCAACGTTAGCTTATCGGTGAACGCCGGTGAAGTCGTTGGATTGATTGGCCCATCTGGTGCGGGTAAATCAACGCTGATTCGCTGTATTAATCGACTAACCGAGCCCACCAGCGGTGAAGTTATCTTCTCCAACACCAACCTAGAGAGCTTGTCTAAGCGCCAACTGAGACATTCTCGACGTGAAATTGGGATGATTTTCCAAGAGTATGCACTGATTGAACGTTTAACAGTCATGGAAAACGTACTTTCAGGCCGTTTGGGGTACGTGAATTTCTGGCAAAGCTTCACTCGTCGTTTCCCAGAATCGGATATCCAAGCCGCTTATGCGCTACTCGACCGCGTTGGATTATTAGAACACGCAAATAAAAGAGCTGATGCCCTATCAGGTGGCCAACGCCAACGCGTAGGTATTGCACGTGCACTCGCTCAAAAGCCAAAGTTACTATTAATTGATGAACCTACGGCCGCGCTCGATCCACGCACTGCCCGACAGATCATGCGATTGATCAGCGAAATTTGTTCAGAACAACAACTCCCAGCCATCATCAATATTCACGACGTTCAGTTAGCGAAACAGTTTGTCGACCGTGTTGTCGGCCTAAATGCTGGCTGTGTGGTGTTTGATGACAAACCAAACTTGCTCACCGAAGACGTACTCACACAGATCTACGGTGAAGAAGATTGGAGCCAACAAGCAGAAGAAGAGGAAGATGATCTGATCATCATGAACCCTCGCTTGTCTGAGGCAACAATATGA
- the phnE gene encoding phosphonate ABC transporter, permease protein PhnE, whose protein sequence is MTQPYPKQAQRHLKSAQQNPKQYPTHWTKPPLISNSWLRWSLIIIVAVYLYLATQSVHVNWARIYEGSERGWQFILAFMNPDFGGRWNNISQGLIESLTMTLTSTVAGVILSIPFGLGAAKNLAPTPVYLFCRAFISIARSLQEIIVAILCVALFGFGTFAGFVTLTFATIGFLAKLFADEIEAIDPAPLTAMRATGASWLQQVNYAIQAQVMPRFIGLSMYRLDINFRESAVIGIVGAGGIGATLNTAMDRYEYSAAAAILLIIIVIVMLCEYLSTIIRKHVQ, encoded by the coding sequence ATGACTCAGCCATATCCAAAACAAGCTCAGCGGCATTTAAAGTCTGCACAACAGAACCCCAAACAATACCCGACACATTGGACAAAGCCGCCACTTATATCTAATTCATGGTTGCGTTGGAGTTTGATCATCATCGTCGCGGTGTACTTATACCTTGCGACTCAATCGGTACACGTAAACTGGGCTCGAATCTACGAAGGCAGCGAACGCGGTTGGCAGTTCATTTTAGCTTTCATGAACCCTGACTTTGGCGGACGTTGGAACAACATCTCACAAGGTTTGATTGAGAGCTTAACCATGACGCTCACATCAACGGTGGCAGGTGTCATTCTTTCAATCCCATTCGGATTAGGTGCAGCCAAAAACCTTGCCCCTACTCCTGTTTATCTATTCTGTCGTGCGTTTATTTCAATCGCTCGTAGCTTACAAGAGATCATCGTTGCGATTCTGTGTGTGGCTCTGTTTGGCTTTGGTACGTTTGCGGGTTTTGTCACGCTGACATTCGCAACTATCGGCTTTCTCGCTAAATTGTTTGCCGATGAGATTGAAGCCATTGACCCAGCACCACTCACCGCAATGCGCGCAACTGGCGCAAGTTGGCTACAACAAGTGAACTATGCGATTCAAGCGCAGGTAATGCCACGCTTTATCGGGCTTTCGATGTATCGACTCGACATCAACTTTCGCGAATCTGCTGTGATTGGCATTGTGGGCGCAGGGGGCATCGGCGCAACATTGAACACCGCCATGGACCGTTACGAATACAGCGCAGCGGCCGCTATTCTATTGATTATTATCGTGATCGTGATGTTGTGTGAATACCTATCGACCATCATCCGCAAGCATGTGCAGTAA
- the phnE gene encoding phosphonate ABC transporter, permease protein PhnE: protein MSTLNDTSTSSMNRTQWQRYDSKQSLMLWIGWLCFVALTVFAWQVMNKDTIWYFVTDSPNQLADISSRMWPPRWSYLESLWSPLWDTINIATLGTLLGIVLAFPVAFLAARNTTPSTTFIRPIALFIIAASRSINSLIWALLLVAIIGPGLLAGIIAIALRSIGFVAKLMYEAIEEVNVTQMSAIQSTGASPLQVLNYGILPQVMPSFIGTSLFRWDINIRESTVLGLVGAGGIGLKLQESMAMLAWPQVTVIFCAILVTVIFSEWVAAKARKALI, encoded by the coding sequence ATGAGCACGCTAAATGACACCTCTACAAGCTCCATGAATCGTACCCAATGGCAGCGTTACGACAGTAAACAGAGCCTAATGCTTTGGATTGGCTGGCTTTGCTTTGTTGCCCTAACGGTTTTTGCATGGCAAGTCATGAACAAAGACACCATTTGGTACTTTGTGACTGACTCACCCAACCAACTTGCTGATATCTCGTCACGTATGTGGCCACCAAGATGGAGCTATTTAGAGTCACTTTGGAGTCCTTTGTGGGACACCATTAACATCGCAACACTTGGCACACTGTTAGGAATCGTACTGGCATTTCCAGTGGCGTTCTTAGCCGCACGCAACACAACGCCAAGCACAACGTTTATCAGGCCTATCGCACTGTTCATCATTGCGGCAAGTCGCTCGATCAACTCGCTAATTTGGGCACTTCTATTGGTGGCTATCATCGGCCCAGGGTTATTAGCAGGTATTATCGCGATTGCGCTGCGCTCGATTGGTTTCGTAGCTAAGTTGATGTACGAAGCGATTGAAGAAGTGAACGTCACGCAGATGTCAGCGATTCAATCGACGGGGGCATCCCCACTACAAGTATTGAACTACGGCATTCTTCCACAAGTGATGCCAAGTTTCATCGGTACGAGCTTGTTCCGTTGGGACATCAATATTCGAGAGTCTACCGTCTTAGGTTTGGTGGGCGCTGGCGGTATCGGCTTAAAATTACAAGAGTCGATGGCAATGCTGGCATGGCCGCAAGTGACTGTGATTTTCTGTGCGATTCTAGTGACAGTCATCTTCTCCGAATGGGTGGCTGCCAAAGCAAGAAAAGCCCTTATCTAA
- a CDS encoding fumarylacetoacetate hydrolase family protein translates to MKLMKGLVSILAVSCSTFVFANAALANDEPDSSVEAEEFVRYQYQDKISYGKLDKGAVLPISGDIFGEYSVAKASIPLESIEVLLPTQPEKVFAVGMNFASHLASPADAPPPMFLKLPSSLTLTGEVIQVPPGAKNVHFEGELVIVIGKQISRASEEEAEQAIFGVTVGNDITERSWQGTDLQWLRAKASDGFGPIGNTIVRGIDYNNVQLTTRVNGKVVQQENTSFMIHKPTKVISYLSHYFTLKPGDLVFMGTPGRTYALSNKDQVSVTIEGVGTVVNEVRF, encoded by the coding sequence ATGAAGTTAATGAAAGGGTTGGTATCAATACTTGCGGTGTCTTGTTCTACCTTTGTTTTTGCTAATGCTGCTTTAGCAAATGACGAACCTGATAGCAGCGTAGAAGCTGAGGAGTTCGTGCGTTATCAATATCAAGATAAAATCAGTTATGGAAAGTTAGATAAAGGCGCAGTGCTGCCAATCAGTGGTGATATCTTTGGCGAATATTCAGTCGCGAAGGCTTCGATTCCACTGGAGTCGATTGAAGTGCTGCTGCCTACACAACCTGAAAAGGTGTTTGCTGTGGGAATGAACTTCGCCAGTCATTTAGCTTCACCAGCAGATGCTCCGCCACCCATGTTTCTAAAACTTCCTTCTTCCTTAACGCTCACCGGTGAAGTGATTCAAGTGCCACCCGGAGCGAAAAACGTTCATTTTGAAGGAGAGCTGGTGATTGTGATTGGTAAGCAAATCAGTCGAGCCAGTGAAGAGGAAGCCGAGCAAGCGATCTTTGGTGTCACGGTGGGTAACGATATTACAGAGAGAAGCTGGCAAGGCACAGATTTACAATGGCTACGAGCGAAAGCTTCAGATGGCTTTGGCCCCATTGGTAATACGATTGTTCGTGGTATCGATTATAACAACGTGCAATTAACCACGCGTGTCAATGGCAAGGTTGTTCAACAAGAGAATACTTCGTTTATGATTCACAAACCTACAAAAGTCATCAGTTACTTAAGCCACTATTTTACCCTCAAACCGGGCGATCTCGTGTTCATGGGAACGCCGGGAAGAACCTATGCTTTGTCCAATAAAGACCAAGTGAGTGTCACGATTGAAGGCGTAGGGACTGTGGTCAATGAAGTTCGGTTCTGA
- a CDS encoding heparinase II/III domain-containing protein — protein MSYQPLLLNFDEAAELRKELGKDSLLGNALTRDIKQTDAYMAEVGIEVPGHGEGGGYEHNRHKQNYIHMDLAGRLFLITEETKYRDYIVDMLTAYATVYPTLESNVSRDSNPPGKLFHQTLNENMWMLYASCAYSCIYHTISEEQKRLIEDDLLKQMIEMFVVTYAHDFDIVHNHGLWAVAAVGICGYAINDQESVDKALYGLKLDKVSGGFLAQLDQLFSPDGYYMEGPYYHRFSLRPIYLFAEAIERRQPEVGIYEFNDSVIKTTSYSVFKTAFPDGTLPALNDSSKTISINDEGVIMATSVCYHRYEQTETLLGMANHQQNVWVHASGKTLSDAVDSADDIKAFNWGSLFVTDGPEGEKGGVSILRHRDEKDDDTMALIWFGQHGSDHQYHSALDHGHYDGLHLSVFNRGHEVLHDYGFGRWVNVEPKFGGRYIPENKSYCKQTVAHNTVTVDQKTQNNFNTALAESKFGQKHFFVADDQSLQGMSGTISEYYTGVDMQRSVILAELPEFEKPLVIDVYRIEADAEHQYDLPVHHSGQIIRTDFDYNMEKTLKPLGEDNGYQHLWNVASGKVNEEGSLVSWLHDSSYYSLVTSANAGSEVIFARTGANDPDFNLKSEPAFILRQSGQNHVFASVLETHGYFNESIEASVGARGLVKSVSVVGHNSVGTVVRIQTTSGNTYHYGISNQAEDTQQATHTVEFAGETYSWEGSFAQL, from the coding sequence ATGAGCTATCAACCACTTTTACTTAACTTTGATGAAGCAGCAGAGCTTCGTAAAGAACTTGGCAAGGATAGCCTTTTAGGTAACGCACTGACTCGCGACATTAAACAAACTGACGCTTACATGGCGGAAGTTGGCATTGAAGTACCTGGTCACGGTGAAGGCGGCGGTTACGAGCACAACCGTCACAAGCAAAACTACATCCACATGGATCTAGCGGGCCGTTTGTTCCTTATCACTGAGGAAACAAAGTACCGTGATTACATCGTTGATATGTTAACTGCGTACGCGACGGTATACCCAACACTTGAAAGCAACGTAAGCCGTGACTCTAACCCTCCGGGTAAGCTGTTCCACCAAACGTTGAACGAGAACATGTGGATGCTTTACGCTTCTTGTGCGTACAGCTGCATCTACCACACTATCTCTGAAGAGCAAAAGCGTCTGATCGAAGACGATCTTCTGAAGCAAATGATCGAAATGTTCGTTGTTACTTACGCACACGACTTCGATATCGTACACAACCACGGCTTATGGGCAGTGGCAGCAGTAGGTATCTGTGGTTACGCAATCAACGACCAAGAATCTGTAGACAAAGCGCTTTACGGCCTGAAACTAGACAAAGTAAGCGGCGGTTTCTTAGCGCAACTTGACCAACTGTTTTCGCCAGACGGCTACTACATGGAAGGTCCTTACTACCACCGTTTCTCTCTACGTCCAATCTACCTGTTCGCAGAAGCGATTGAACGTCGTCAGCCTGAAGTTGGTATCTATGAATTCAACGATTCAGTGATCAAGACAACGTCTTACTCTGTATTCAAAACAGCATTCCCAGACGGTACATTGCCAGCTCTGAACGATTCATCGAAGACAATCTCTATCAACGATGAAGGCGTTATCATGGCAACGTCTGTGTGTTATCACCGTTACGAGCAGACTGAAACTCTGCTTGGTATGGCTAACCACCAACAAAACGTTTGGGTTCATGCTTCAGGTAAAACATTGTCTGACGCGGTTGATTCAGCAGACGACATCAAAGCATTCAACTGGGGTAGCCTGTTTGTAACCGACGGCCCTGAAGGCGAAAAAGGCGGCGTAAGCATCCTTCGTCACCGTGACGAGAAAGACGACGACACCATGGCGTTGATCTGGTTTGGTCAACACGGCAGCGATCACCAGTACCACTCTGCTCTAGACCACGGTCACTACGATGGACTGCACCTAAGTGTATTCAACCGTGGCCACGAAGTGCTACACGATTACGGCTTCGGTCGCTGGGTAAACGTAGAGCCTAAGTTTGGCGGTCGTTACATTCCAGAGAACAAGTCTTACTGTAAGCAGACGGTTGCTCACAACACAGTAACGGTTGATCAGAAAACGCAGAACAACTTCAACACAGCATTGGCTGAGTCTAAGTTTGGTCAGAAGCACTTCTTCGTAGCAGACGACCAGTCTCTGCAAGGCATGAGCGGCACAATTTCTGAGTACTACACAGGCGTAGACATGCAACGCAGCGTGATTCTTGCTGAACTTCCTGAGTTCGAGAAGCCACTAGTTATCGACGTATACCGCATCGAAGCTGACGCTGAGCACCAATACGACCTACCAGTTCACCACTCTGGTCAAATCATCCGTACTGACTTCGATTACAACATGGAAAAAACGCTTAAGCCATTAGGTGAAGACAACGGTTACCAACACCTATGGAACGTGGCTTCAGGCAAAGTGAACGAAGAAGGTTCTCTAGTAAGCTGGCTACATGACAGCAGCTACTACAGCCTAGTAACCAGCGCTAATGCGGGCAGCGAAGTGATTTTTGCTCGCACTGGTGCTAACGATCCAGACTTCAATCTTAAGAGTGAGCCTGCGTTCATCTTACGTCAGTCTGGTCAAAACCACGTGTTTGCTTCTGTACTAGAAACGCATGGTTACTTTAACGAGTCTATCGAAGCCTCTGTAGGCGCTCGTGGTCTAGTTAAATCAGTGTCTGTTGTGGGCCATAACAGTGTCGGGACTGTTGTTCGCATTCAGACTACTTCTGGCAACACTTACCACTACGGTATCTCAAACCAAGCTGAAGACACGCAGCAAGCAACTCACACCGTTGAGTTCGCGGGTGAGACATACTCGTGGGAAGGATCATTTGCTCAACTGTAA
- a CDS encoding heparinase II/III domain-containing protein, translating to MTTKPVLLTEAEIEQLHLEVGRSSLMGKTIAANAKDLEAFMRLPIDVPGHGEAGGYEHNRHKQNYTYMNLAGRMFLITKEQKYADFVTELLEEYADKYLTFDYHVQKNTNPTGRLFHQILNEHCWLMFSSLAYSCVASTLTQEQRDNIESRIFEPMLEMFTVKYAHDFDRIHNHGIWAVAAVGICGLALGKREYLEMSVYGIDRNDTGGFLAQVSQLFAPSGYYMEGPYYHRYAIRPTCVFAEVIHRHMPEVDIYNYKGGVIGNTVQAMLATAYPNGEFPALNDASRTMGITDMGVQVAVSVYSKHYSSENGVDQNILGMAKIQDAVWMHPCGLELSKAYEAASAEKEIGMPFWPSVELNEGPQGHNGAQGFIRMQDKKGDVSQLVMNYGQHGMGHGNFDTLGISFFNRGQEVLREYGFCRWVNVEPKFGGRYLDENKSYARQTIAHNAVTIDEKCQNNFDVERADAVHGLPHFFKVEDEQINGMSAFANDHYQGFDMQRSVFMLNLEELESPLLLDLYRLDSEKGGEGEHQYDYSHQFEGQIVRTNFEYQANKELNTLGDDFGYQHLWNVASGEVKGTALVSWLQNNTYYTWLGATSNDNAEVIFTRTGANDPSFNLRSEPAFILRSKGETTLFASVVETHGYFNEEFEQSVNARGVVKDIKVVAHTNIGSVVEITTEKSNVTVMISNQLGATDSTEHKVELNGKVYSWTGFYSVETTLNPELAEQGK from the coding sequence ATGACGACTAAACCAGTATTGTTGACTGAAGCTGAAATAGAGCAACTTCATCTTGAAGTGGGCCGTTCTAGCTTAATGGGCAAAACCATTGCAGCGAATGCGAAAGACTTAGAAGCGTTCATGCGTTTACCTATTGATGTTCCAGGTCACGGTGAAGCAGGGGGTTACGAGCATAACCGCCATAAGCAAAATTACACGTACATGAATCTAGCTGGTCGCATGTTCTTGATCACTAAAGAGCAAAAGTACGCTGACTTTGTTACAGAATTACTAGAAGAGTACGCAGACAAATATCTAACGTTTGATTACCACGTACAGAAAAACACCAACCCTACCGGTCGTTTGTTCCACCAAATCCTGAACGAACACTGCTGGTTAATGTTCTCAAGCTTAGCTTACTCTTGTGTTGCTTCAACACTGACACAAGAACAACGTGACAACATTGAGTCTCGCATTTTCGAACCAATGCTAGAAATGTTCACCGTTAAATACGCACACGACTTCGACCGCATTCACAACCACGGTATTTGGGCAGTAGCCGCAGTGGGTATCTGTGGTCTCGCTCTAGGCAAGCGCGAGTACCTTGAAATGTCAGTGTACGGCATCGACCGTAACGACACTGGCGGTTTCTTAGCGCAAGTTTCTCAACTGTTTGCACCTTCTGGTTACTACATGGAAGGTCCTTACTACCACCGTTACGCGATTCGTCCAACGTGTGTGTTCGCTGAAGTGATTCATCGCCACATGCCTGAAGTGGATATCTACAACTACAAAGGCGGCGTGATTGGTAACACAGTACAAGCGATGCTGGCGACGGCTTACCCGAACGGTGAGTTCCCGGCTCTGAATGATGCTTCTCGTACTATGGGTATCACAGACATGGGTGTTCAGGTTGCGGTCAGTGTTTACAGCAAGCATTACTCTTCTGAAAACGGCGTAGACCAAAACATTCTTGGTATGGCGAAGATTCAAGACGCAGTATGGATGCACCCATGTGGTCTTGAGCTATCTAAAGCCTACGAAGCCGCTTCTGCTGAAAAAGAAATCGGCATGCCTTTCTGGCCAAGTGTTGAGTTGAACGAAGGCCCTCAAGGTCACAACGGCGCACAAGGCTTTATCCGTATGCAGGATAAGAAAGGCGACGTTTCTCAGCTAGTGATGAACTACGGCCAGCACGGCATGGGTCACGGCAACTTCGATACGCTGGGTATTTCTTTCTTCAACCGCGGTCAAGAAGTGCTACGTGAATACGGCTTCTGTCGTTGGGTGAACGTTGAGCCTAAATTCGGCGGCCGTTACCTAGACGAAAACAAATCTTACGCTCGTCAAACGATTGCTCACAACGCAGTCACGATTGATGAAAAATGTCAGAACAACTTTGATGTTGAACGTGCAGACGCTGTACACGGTTTACCTCACTTCTTTAAAGTAGAAGACGAGCAAATCAACGGTATGAGTGCATTTGCTAACGATCACTACCAAGGCTTTGACATGCAACGCAGCGTGTTCATGCTAAACCTTGAAGAGCTAGAATCTCCGTTATTGTTAGACCTATACCGCTTAGATTCTGAGAAAGGCGGCGAAGGCGAGCATCAATACGACTACTCACATCAATTTGAAGGTCAGATTGTTCGCACTAACTTTGAATACCAAGCAAACAAAGAGCTGAACACTCTAGGTGACGATTTCGGTTACCAACACCTATGGAACGTCGCAAGCGGTGAAGTGAAGGGCACAGCACTTGTAAGCTGGCTACAAAACAACACTTACTACACTTGGCTAGGTGCAACGTCTAACGACAATGCTGAAGTAATCTTTACTCGCACTGGTGCTAACGATCCAAGCTTCAACCTACGTTCTGAGCCTGCGTTCATTCTACGTAGCAAAGGCGAAACAACATTGTTTGCTTCTGTTGTTGAAACGCACGGTTACTTCAACGAAGAATTCGAGCAATCAGTTAATGCACGTGGTGTTGTGAAAGACATCAAAGTAGTGGCTCACACGAATATCGGTTCGGTCGTTGAGATCACCACAGAGAAATCAAACGTGACAGTGATGATCAGCAACCAACTTGGCGCGACTGACAGCACTGAACACAAAGTAGAGCTGAACGGCAAAGTATATAGCTGGACAGGCTTCTACTCAGTAGAAACAACTTTAAACCCAGAATTAGCAGAGCAGGGGAAATAA
- a CDS encoding cupin domain-containing protein: MNSFFILDENPWEELGGGIKRKIVAYTDDLMAVHLCFDKGAIGHPHTHEIHDQIGYVVRGSFEAEIDGEKKVLKEGDAYFARKHMMHGAVALEQDSILLDIFNPAREDFLK, encoded by the coding sequence ATGAACTCTTTCTTTATCCTAGATGAAAACCCATGGGAAGAACTTGGTGGCGGCATTAAGCGTAAAATCGTTGCTTACACTGACGATCTTATGGCTGTACACCTGTGTTTTGATAAGGGCGCGATTGGCCATCCTCATACTCACGAAATTCACGACCAAATCGGTTATGTTGTTCGTGGTAGCTTCGAAGCTGAAATCGACGGCGAGAAGAAGGTGCTTAAAGAAGGCGATGCTTACTTCGCTCGTAAACACATGATGCACGGTGCGGTTGCACTAGAGCAAGACAGCATCCTTCTTGATATCTTCAACCCTGCGCGTGAAGATTTCCTAAAATAA
- a CDS encoding sugar kinase, translated as MKSLNIAVIGECMVELQKKQDGLKQSFGGDTLNTALYLSRLTKEQDIQTSYVTALGTDPFSVDMLKKWQAEGIDTSLVAQLDHKQPGLYYIETDETGERSFHYWRSDAAAKFMFDQPDTPALLDKLFSFDAVYLSGITLAILTENGRTQLFNFLDKFKAQGGQVFFDNNYRPKLWESQQEAISWYLKMLKYTDTALLTFDDEQELYGDESIEQCIARTSESGVKEIIIKRGAKDCLVVESQSARYVAPNPVDNIVDTTAAGDSFSAGFLAKRLSGGNASDAALAGHIVAGTVIQHPGAIIPLEATPDLSL; from the coding sequence ATGAAATCATTAAACATCGCGGTCATTGGCGAGTGCATGGTTGAGCTACAAAAGAAACAAGACGGGCTTAAGCAAAGTTTTGGTGGCGATACGCTGAATACTGCACTTTACTTGTCACGCTTAACAAAAGAGCAAGATATCCAAACTAGCTATGTAACAGCGTTAGGTACTGATCCATTCAGTGTCGACATGTTGAAAAAGTGGCAAGCAGAAGGTATCGACACAAGCCTAGTGGCTCAGCTTGATCACAAACAACCAGGGCTTTACTACATCGAGACCGATGAAACTGGTGAACGCAGCTTCCATTACTGGCGTAGTGACGCTGCCGCGAAATTCATGTTTGATCAACCAGACACCCCTGCTCTACTTGATAAGCTATTCTCTTTTGACGCGGTTTACCTAAGTGGTATTACGCTTGCTATCTTGACTGAGAACGGACGTACGCAGCTATTCAACTTCTTAGACAAATTCAAAGCTCAAGGCGGCCAAGTATTCTTCGATAATAACTACCGTCCTAAACTTTGGGAAAGCCAACAAGAAGCGATTTCTTGGTACTTGAAAATGCTTAAGTACACGGACACGGCTCTACTCACGTTCGATGACGAACAAGAGCTGTACGGTGACGAAAGTATTGAACAGTGTATTGCACGTACGTCTGAGTCTGGTGTGAAAGAGATCATCATTAAACGTGGTGCAAAAGATTGCTTAGTGGTTGAAAGCCAAAGTGCTCGATACGTTGCACCCAACCCTGTAGACAACATCGTTGATACTACCGCAGCTGGTGATTCATTCAGTGCTGGCTTCTTAGCTAAACGCTTAAGTGGTGGTAATGCTAGCGATGCAGCATTAGCAGGTCATATTGTGGCAGGGACTGTGATTCAGCATCCAGGTGCTATCATACCTCTAGAAGCGACGCCTGATTTGTCTCTATAA